The Bryobacteraceae bacterium genome includes a window with the following:
- a CDS encoding IS4 family transposase — translation MNRVCSIFSQVLKFVPRLEFEAAVRQHRAERHARGFRCWTQLVAMLFCHLGRAQSLREIVGGLASCEGKLQHLGVASAPKRSTLAYANEHRPWELFQSVFYALYQRCASEAAQRCKRKFRFKHKLMSLDATLIPLCLSMFDWAQFGRSKGAVKLHLVLDHDGYLPGFAVITEGKTSDVDVARRQRFEPGTMLVFDRGYQDYDWWLDLSRHKVWFVTRLKDVASYGIVEQREADRRKSILRDEVILLSRTQEAGPAALLRRIEVEGAEGETVVLVTNHLKLSAATVAAVYRERWQIELFFKALKQSLRIKTFVGTSANAVQIQIWTALIAMLLVKYMQLRSSFNWSLSNLVALLRQQLFVYRDLMAWLEAPFEPPPQLDAASQLMLEFG, via the coding sequence ATGAATCGAGTATGCAGTATTTTCTCCCAGGTCTTGAAGTTCGTTCCGCGCCTGGAATTCGAGGCGGCCGTCCGCCAGCATCGCGCCGAGCGCCACGCCCGCGGATTCCGGTGCTGGACGCAGCTTGTCGCCATGCTGTTTTGCCACCTGGGACGCGCCCAGTCGCTGCGTGAAATCGTGGGTGGCCTGGCGTCTTGCGAAGGCAAGCTGCAGCATCTCGGCGTGGCCTCGGCGCCGAAGCGCTCGACGCTGGCCTATGCCAATGAGCACCGGCCGTGGGAGTTGTTTCAATCGGTCTTCTACGCGCTCTATCAGCGTTGCGCCTCGGAAGCAGCTCAGCGTTGCAAGCGCAAATTTCGCTTCAAGCATAAGCTGATGAGCCTGGACGCAACGCTGATTCCACTCTGCCTGAGCATGTTCGACTGGGCTCAGTTCGGGCGCAGCAAGGGCGCGGTGAAGTTGCATCTGGTGCTGGACCACGACGGCTATCTGCCGGGCTTCGCCGTCATCACCGAGGGCAAGACGTCGGACGTGGACGTCGCCCGCCGGCAGCGCTTCGAACCCGGCACGATGCTGGTGTTCGACCGCGGCTACCAGGACTATGACTGGTGGCTGGATCTGTCGCGCCACAAGGTGTGGTTCGTGACGCGGCTGAAAGACGTGGCCAGCTACGGCATCGTCGAACAGCGCGAGGCCGACAGGCGGAAGTCGATCCTGCGCGACGAGGTGATCCTGCTGAGCCGGACGCAGGAGGCTGGGCCGGCGGCGTTGCTGCGGCGGATTGAAGTGGAGGGCGCAGAGGGCGAGACGGTGGTGCTGGTGACGAATCATCTGAAGTTGTCGGCGGCGACGGTCGCGGCGGTCTACCGGGAGCGCTGGCAGATCGAGTTGTTCTTCAAGGCGCTGAAGCAGTCGTTGCGGATCAAGACGTTTGTGGGCACCAGCGCCAATGCGGTGCAGATCCAGATTTGGACAGCACTGATCGCGATGCTGCTGGTGAAGTACATGCAACTGCGCAGCAGCTTCAACTGGAGCCTGTCGAACCTGGTGGCGCTGCTGAGACAACAACTGTTTGTCTACCGCGACTTGATGGCCTGGCTGGAGGCGCCGTTCGAGCCGCCGCCCCAACTGGACGCGGCCTCGCAACTGATGCTCGAGTTCGGATGA
- the hysA gene encoding iron hydrogenase — translation MPAKIMVDPLTRIEGHLAIEASVDAGRIQEARVVGSLYRGFEEILKDREPQDAIPITQRICGVCPVSHAVTSAQCLDRALGVMPTENGRIIRNLVQGANFLQSHLVHFYQLSLLDYVRGPQAPPFVPRYENDYRMPEQAEKQLVSHYLQALQARIKTHEMAAIFAGKIPHVASIVPGGVTTPATVDKVTAFLWRLNEVQEFIDNVYLPDVMTVARVYRDYAEMGAGPRNLLSFGVFDLDGEPEVTKRKRLFRMGRVKGGKLLPVDPAQITEDTRFGWYEGDGALAPAKGETRPAPSKKDAYSWLKAPRYEGDAYEVGPLARVMVALLDGSLPDLTASADSALKELGFERRHLYSVTGRHLARALEAQVIARAMRQWLLEIKPNEPTAADFKVPKQAEGFGLWEAPRGALGHWIRIEDRKIARYQAVVPTTWNGSPRDGRGTPGPIEAALHGVAVKDEKNPFEIARIVRSFDPCIACAVHLATPRGEGLGEFQLL, via the coding sequence ATGCCGGCGAAAATCATGGTCGACCCGTTGACCCGGATTGAAGGGCATCTGGCCATCGAGGCCAGCGTGGATGCCGGCCGGATACAGGAGGCCCGCGTGGTGGGGTCGCTCTACCGCGGCTTCGAGGAGATCCTGAAAGACCGGGAGCCGCAGGACGCGATTCCGATCACGCAGCGGATCTGCGGGGTCTGTCCGGTGAGCCATGCGGTGACGAGCGCGCAGTGCCTGGACCGGGCGCTGGGGGTGATGCCGACCGAGAACGGCCGGATCATCCGGAATCTGGTGCAGGGCGCCAATTTTCTCCAGTCGCATCTGGTGCACTTCTATCAGCTGTCGCTGCTGGACTATGTGCGCGGGCCGCAGGCGCCGCCGTTCGTGCCGCGGTACGAAAACGACTACCGGATGCCAGAGCAGGCGGAAAAGCAGCTGGTCAGCCATTACCTGCAGGCGTTGCAGGCGCGGATCAAGACACATGAAATGGCGGCGATTTTCGCGGGGAAAATTCCGCATGTGGCCTCCATCGTGCCCGGGGGCGTGACCACGCCGGCGACGGTGGACAAGGTGACCGCGTTCCTGTGGCGGCTGAACGAGGTGCAGGAGTTCATCGACAACGTGTACCTGCCGGACGTGATGACGGTGGCGCGTGTTTACCGCGACTATGCCGAAATGGGCGCCGGGCCGCGGAACCTGCTTTCGTTCGGCGTGTTCGATCTCGACGGCGAGCCGGAGGTGACGAAACGCAAGCGGCTGTTCCGGATGGGGCGAGTCAAGGGCGGCAAGCTGCTGCCGGTGGATCCGGCTCAGATCACGGAGGACACGCGGTTTGGCTGGTATGAGGGCGACGGCGCGCTGGCGCCGGCGAAGGGCGAGACGCGGCCTGCGCCGTCGAAGAAGGACGCCTATTCGTGGCTGAAGGCGCCGCGCTACGAGGGGGACGCCTACGAAGTGGGGCCGCTGGCGCGCGTGATGGTGGCGCTGCTGGATGGCAGCCTGCCGGATCTGACGGCGTCGGCGGACTCGGCGCTGAAAGAGCTGGGCTTCGAGCGGCGGCACCTGTACTCGGTGACCGGGAGGCATCTGGCGCGCGCTCTGGAGGCGCAGGTGATTGCGCGGGCGATGCGCCAGTGGCTGCTGGAGATCAAGCCGAACGAGCCGACGGCGGCGGACTTCAAGGTCCCGAAGCAGGCCGAAGGATTCGGACTGTGGGAGGCGCCGCGCGGCGCGCTGGGCCACTGGATCCGGATTGAAGACCGCAAGATTGCGCGCTACCAGGCGGTGGTGCCGACGACGTGGAACGGCTCGCCGCGCGATGGCCGGGGGACGCCGGGGCCGATTGAGGCGGCGCTGCACGGTGTGGCGGTGAAGGACGAGAAAAACCCGTTCGAGATTGCACGGATCGTGCGGTCGTTCGATCCCTGCATCGCCTGCGCGGTGCATCTGGCGACGCCGCGCGGCGAGGGGCTGGGCGAGTTCCAGCTGCTGTGA
- the hysB gene encoding iron hydrogenase translates to MSIHGIERRDFMRWALAAGAVTEFHEAFLPKLKAAAAEAARAHPVLWLQISGCSGCSISLLNTVHPAVKNLLLDEVVPGQRLVMHFHQTLMAGTGEVAMSALREAAEAHKGKYVMVFEGAVPTKDANFGTMGLEGGKHVPMSEWVKRLSAGAMAVINAGTCAAYGGISAAEPNPTGCVGVTQFLEQQGIKTPVINVPGCPCHPDWFVGTVVKVLLYGIPAASELDDHRRPKLYFAKTVHNRCIYRDYIDEGVFAHKFGETGCMLELGCKGPFAHGDCPMRQWNSGVNWCIQANNICIGCTEPGFPDEHAPLYQRR, encoded by the coding sequence ATGTCCATCCATGGCATTGAGCGGCGTGATTTCATGCGCTGGGCGCTGGCCGCCGGCGCGGTGACGGAGTTCCACGAGGCGTTTCTGCCGAAGCTGAAAGCGGCGGCGGCGGAGGCGGCGCGGGCGCATCCGGTGCTGTGGCTGCAGATTTCCGGCTGCAGCGGGTGCTCGATCTCGCTGCTGAATACAGTTCATCCGGCGGTGAAGAACCTGCTGCTGGACGAAGTGGTGCCGGGGCAGCGGCTGGTGATGCACTTTCATCAGACGCTGATGGCGGGGACGGGCGAGGTGGCGATGTCGGCCTTGCGGGAAGCCGCCGAGGCGCACAAGGGGAAGTACGTGATGGTGTTCGAGGGCGCGGTTCCGACAAAGGACGCGAACTTCGGCACGATGGGGCTGGAGGGCGGCAAGCATGTGCCGATGTCGGAGTGGGTGAAGAGGCTGAGCGCCGGGGCGATGGCGGTGATCAACGCCGGCACGTGCGCCGCCTACGGCGGCATCAGCGCCGCCGAGCCGAACCCGACAGGCTGCGTCGGGGTGACGCAGTTTCTTGAACAGCAGGGGATCAAGACGCCGGTGATCAATGTGCCAGGATGCCCGTGCCATCCGGACTGGTTCGTCGGGACTGTCGTGAAGGTGCTGCTGTACGGCATTCCGGCGGCGAGCGAGCTGGACGATCACCGGCGTCCGAAGCTGTATTTCGCCAAGACCGTTCACAACCGGTGCATTTACCGCGACTACATTGACGAAGGCGTGTTTGCGCACAAGTTCGGCGAGACCGGGTGCATGCTGGAGCTGGGCTGCAAGGGGCCGTTCGCTCACGGCGACTGCCCGATGCGGCAATGGAACAGCGGCGTGAACTGGTGCATTCAGGCCAACAACATCTGCATCGGGTGCACGGAGCCGGGATTTCCGGACGAACATGCGCCATTGTATCAGCGGAGGTGA
- a CDS encoding peptidase M16 — protein sequence MVQVTEHTLSNGMKILIHEDHDVPNVALYLFFKVGSRNERPGATGISHFFEHMMFNGAKKYGPKQFDIQMEKAGGRNNAYTTRDVTVYTDWFPRSALELMFDMEADRIRDLSFDPKIVESERGVVSSERRTSVDNNPFGTLYEQLNATAYIAHPYQWPVIGWASDIEAWTMDDLKAHYRMGYAPNNCVVVVSGDVTPAEVLPLAKKYFEPIPSQDPPPPVRTVEPPQLGERRVEVHRPANLPMLMLSYHIGAAKDPDFPVYELIETLLTGGRSSRLHQRLVEKDQLVLSAGGGVRPSLDPGQFLFTFQVRSGRQPADVEKALYEELERLSKEPVPAEELQKAKNQILADFYRQLKTISGKANLLGSYEVFYGGWGQILQAPAQIEKVSAADIQRVAAKIFSPRNRTVATLIPEQRAEVKQ from the coding sequence ATGGTCCAGGTCACCGAGCACACCCTCTCCAACGGAATGAAAATCCTCATTCACGAGGATCACGACGTCCCCAACGTCGCCCTGTATCTTTTCTTCAAAGTCGGCTCCCGCAACGAGCGGCCCGGCGCCACCGGCATCAGCCATTTCTTCGAGCACATGATGTTCAACGGCGCGAAGAAATACGGCCCCAAGCAGTTCGACATCCAGATGGAAAAAGCCGGCGGCCGCAACAACGCCTACACCACCCGCGACGTCACCGTCTACACAGACTGGTTTCCCCGCTCCGCCCTCGAACTGATGTTCGACATGGAGGCCGACCGCATCCGCGACCTCTCCTTCGATCCGAAAATCGTCGAAAGCGAGCGCGGCGTCGTCAGCTCGGAACGGCGCACCTCGGTCGACAACAACCCCTTCGGCACTTTGTACGAGCAGCTCAACGCCACGGCCTACATCGCCCATCCGTATCAGTGGCCCGTCATCGGCTGGGCTTCCGACATCGAGGCATGGACGATGGACGACCTCAAGGCCCACTACCGCATGGGCTACGCGCCGAACAACTGCGTCGTGGTCGTCTCCGGCGACGTCACGCCCGCCGAGGTCCTCCCGCTCGCCAAAAAGTACTTCGAGCCCATCCCCAGCCAGGATCCCCCGCCGCCCGTGCGCACCGTCGAGCCCCCGCAGCTCGGCGAACGCCGCGTGGAAGTCCACCGGCCCGCCAACCTCCCCATGCTGATGCTCAGCTACCACATCGGAGCGGCCAAAGACCCGGACTTCCCCGTGTACGAACTCATCGAGACCCTTCTGACCGGCGGCCGCAGCTCGCGCCTCCATCAGCGGCTCGTCGAAAAGGATCAGCTCGTGCTCAGCGCCGGCGGCGGCGTGCGGCCCTCCCTCGACCCCGGACAGTTCCTCTTCACCTTCCAGGTGCGCTCCGGCAGGCAGCCGGCTGACGTCGAAAAAGCCCTCTACGAAGAGCTGGAACGGCTGTCGAAAGAGCCCGTGCCCGCCGAAGAGCTCCAGAAGGCGAAAAACCAGATCCTCGCCGATTTCTACCGCCAGTTGAAGACCATCTCCGGCAAGGCCAACCTGCTCGGCAGCTACGAAGTCTTCTACGGCGGCTGGGGCCAGATCCTCCAGGCGCCCGCGCAGATTGAAAAGGTCTCCGCCGCCGACATCCAGCGCGTCGCTGCGAAGATCTTTTCCCCGCGCAACCGCACCGTCGCTACTCTCATCCCTGAACAGCGCGCCGAGGTGAAGCAATGA
- a CDS encoding peptidase M16 gives MKTALGILLMASSISVSAQVRLPEFTREQLPNGATLILLPRHDVPLVSVRAVFRGGAESEPAGLNGITSVTVEMMRRGAGKRSASQIDLDLDFLGASLSSGSNRQSAWFALEFLSKTAPEAMAIFGDILAQPAFPEEEVRKVLAQTADRVRAAKDNPAAAVGPYFNGLFYPSGHPYRHSGSPDELSVTRINREEIQKHYRRMAAGRNLIFVASGDFDPKQFAPLARKIAGALPPGEAFQPPAPKDPRFDRPRLLIVDKPDATQTYFRIGMPGIHRRHPDRIPLLVANTLFGGRFTSLLNDALRVNAGLTYGATSIMDLDRLSGAIAINSYTPTATTVKAIDLALDVLRQFAGKGVSQEQLDSARNYIKGNFPTDRLETSDQLCAILAELEIFGLDRRDIDGFFQLLDALTVDAVNAAIRRHFTPDNLQFCLVGNASAIQKETAKYAAAAKVISIKTEGFAAPDF, from the coding sequence ATGAAAACCGCTCTCGGAATCCTCCTTATGGCCTCTTCCATCTCCGTCTCCGCCCAGGTCCGTCTCCCGGAATTCACGCGCGAGCAGCTCCCCAACGGCGCCACGCTGATCCTGCTGCCCCGCCACGACGTGCCGCTCGTCAGCGTCCGCGCCGTCTTCCGCGGCGGCGCCGAAAGCGAGCCCGCCGGTCTGAACGGCATCACCTCCGTCACGGTCGAGATGATGCGCCGCGGCGCCGGCAAGCGCTCGGCCTCCCAGATCGATCTCGACCTCGATTTCCTCGGCGCCAGCCTTTCTTCCGGCAGCAACCGCCAGTCAGCCTGGTTTGCGCTCGAATTCCTGTCGAAAACCGCGCCGGAAGCCATGGCTATTTTCGGCGATATCCTCGCCCAGCCCGCGTTTCCCGAGGAAGAAGTCCGCAAGGTTCTCGCGCAGACAGCCGACCGCGTCCGCGCCGCCAAAGACAACCCCGCAGCCGCCGTCGGCCCCTATTTCAACGGGCTGTTCTATCCCTCCGGCCACCCCTACCGCCACTCCGGCAGCCCGGACGAACTATCTGTCACCCGCATCAACAGGGAGGAAATCCAGAAGCATTACCGCCGCATGGCTGCCGGCAGGAACCTGATTTTCGTCGCCTCCGGCGATTTTGATCCGAAGCAGTTCGCCCCTCTGGCGCGGAAAATCGCCGGTGCGCTCCCTCCCGGCGAGGCTTTTCAGCCGCCCGCCCCGAAAGACCCCCGCTTCGACCGTCCGCGCCTCCTGATCGTCGACAAGCCCGACGCCACGCAGACCTATTTCCGCATCGGCATGCCCGGCATCCACCGCCGCCATCCCGACCGCATCCCCCTGCTCGTCGCCAACACCCTGTTCGGCGGACGCTTCACCTCCCTGCTCAATGACGCCCTGCGCGTCAACGCCGGGCTCACCTACGGCGCCACCTCCATCATGGATCTCGACCGCCTCTCCGGCGCCATCGCCATCAATTCCTACACGCCCACCGCAACCACGGTGAAAGCCATCGATCTCGCCCTCGACGTCCTGCGCCAGTTTGCCGGCAAAGGCGTTTCCCAGGAACAGCTCGACTCGGCGCGCAATTACATCAAGGGCAATTTCCCCACGGACCGGCTCGAAACGTCCGACCAGCTCTGCGCCATTCTGGCCGAACTCGAGATCTTCGGACTCGACCGCCGCGACATCGACGGCTTTTTCCAGCTGCTCGACGCCCTCACGGTCGATGCCGTCAACGCCGCCATCCGCCGCCATTTCACCCCGGACAACCTCCAGTTCTGCCTTGTCGGCAACGCCTCGGCCATCCAGAAGGAAACCGCAAAATACGCCGCGGCGGCGAAGGTCATTTCCATCAAAACCGAAGGATTTGCCGCGCCGGATTTCTGA
- a CDS encoding nucleotide-diphosphate-sugar epimerase has product MHRKPVVAIAGATGAQGGGLARAILNDPASPFAVRALTRNPASARARALAELGAEVVQADVDDPASVATAFEGACAAYCVTFFWDHFSPEREFAQASAMAHAAKKAGLEHVIWSTLEDTRKFVPLDDDRMPTLMGRYKVPHFDAKGEADAVFADLVLPVTYLLTSFYWDNFIHFGSGPVRDSSGKLVLTLPMGDRKLPGIAAEDIGGCAYGILKRGAEFHGARVGIASEHLAGEEMAAGLSEAIGEPVRYSPLPHSVFRQLGFPHADDLGNMFQFNTEFSGEFCRARDPRFSRELNPGMLTFRQWMKANRGKIPVQ; this is encoded by the coding sequence ATGCACAGGAAACCTGTCGTTGCGATCGCGGGCGCCACGGGCGCCCAGGGAGGCGGGCTGGCCCGCGCGATCTTAAACGATCCCGCCAGCCCGTTCGCAGTCCGTGCGCTGACGCGGAATCCGGCATCGGCCAGGGCGCGGGCGCTCGCGGAACTCGGCGCCGAGGTTGTGCAGGCCGATGTGGACGATCCCGCCAGCGTGGCCACGGCCTTTGAGGGTGCCTGCGCCGCCTATTGCGTCACCTTCTTCTGGGACCACTTCTCTCCTGAGAGGGAGTTTGCCCAGGCGTCGGCGATGGCGCACGCCGCGAAGAAAGCGGGCCTTGAGCACGTGATCTGGTCGACGCTGGAAGACACGCGGAAATTCGTCCCGTTGGATGATGACCGGATGCCGACTCTGATGGGCCGGTACAAGGTCCCGCATTTCGATGCCAAGGGTGAAGCGGATGCCGTATTTGCGGATCTCGTCCTCCCCGTCACGTATCTCCTGACCAGCTTCTACTGGGACAACTTCATCCATTTCGGCTCCGGCCCGGTTCGCGACTCTTCCGGCAAGCTCGTCTTGACGCTGCCCATGGGGGACAGAAAGCTGCCGGGAATCGCGGCGGAAGACATCGGGGGATGCGCGTACGGAATCCTGAAGCGCGGCGCAGAGTTCCACGGTGCGCGCGTGGGCATCGCATCGGAGCACCTGGCGGGCGAGGAAATGGCGGCGGGTCTGAGCGAGGCGATCGGCGAACCGGTGCGCTACTCGCCGCTCCCGCATTCCGTCTTCCGGCAACTGGGATTCCCGCACGCGGATGATCTGGGCAATATGTTCCAGTTCAACACGGAATTCTCCGGGGAATTCTGCCGGGCGAGGGATCCGCGGTTTTCCCGGGAGCTGAATCCCGGAATGCTGACATTCCGTCAATGGATGAAGGCAAACCGGGGGAAGATTCCCGTTCAGTAG
- a CDS encoding sugar ABC transporter substrate-binding protein — translation MKRKLNLTLLSLLLLAGCGGGGAAHQSTEKYFLVCANPKIPYWQEAGAGFLAAARELGVQAEVVGPEVYDAQAEREEFRRILGKKPAGILLSAGNAELLTPDINGAVEGGVPVVTIDADAPQSERLFFVGTNNYEAGQMGGRLLVKLLNGKGSVVFFTIAGQENVKERLDGYRAVLDATPGIKVVAVQDMKGNSSLAFDLAKEYVDKKMVPDAFVALESLSGAEIADVLDRAKIDGKVILAMDATQNTLEWIEKGKIAATIAQKPYTMGYYGLKALADVVLRKPPSLTADFRNDPRSPLPLFIDTGTLMVDRNNLSTVRR, via the coding sequence ATGAAGCGGAAACTGAATCTCACTCTTCTTTCCCTGCTGTTGCTGGCCGGCTGCGGCGGCGGGGGGGCTGCGCATCAATCCACGGAGAAATATTTTCTTGTCTGCGCCAATCCGAAAATTCCATACTGGCAGGAGGCCGGGGCGGGTTTTCTGGCCGCCGCCCGGGAATTGGGAGTCCAGGCGGAGGTTGTCGGACCTGAAGTGTACGACGCGCAGGCGGAGCGCGAGGAATTCCGGCGGATACTCGGGAAAAAGCCTGCCGGAATTCTGCTCAGCGCGGGCAATGCGGAGCTGCTCACGCCGGACATCAACGGCGCGGTGGAAGGCGGCGTTCCGGTGGTCACCATCGATGCGGACGCGCCGCAGAGCGAGCGGCTGTTCTTCGTCGGCACGAACAATTACGAAGCGGGGCAGATGGGCGGACGGCTGCTGGTGAAGCTGCTGAACGGCAAAGGCTCGGTGGTGTTTTTCACGATCGCCGGGCAGGAGAACGTGAAAGAGCGGCTGGACGGCTACCGCGCGGTCCTGGACGCCACGCCGGGGATCAAGGTGGTGGCGGTTCAGGACATGAAGGGGAACTCGAGCCTGGCGTTCGATCTGGCCAAGGAGTACGTGGACAAGAAAATGGTTCCGGACGCCTTCGTGGCGCTGGAATCGCTGTCGGGAGCGGAGATCGCGGACGTGCTGGACCGGGCGAAGATCGATGGCAAAGTGATCCTGGCCATGGACGCGACGCAGAACACGCTGGAGTGGATCGAGAAAGGCAAGATCGCTGCGACGATCGCACAGAAGCCTTATACGATGGGCTATTACGGGCTGAAGGCGCTGGCGGACGTGGTGCTGCGGAAGCCGCCTTCCCTGACGGCGGATTTCCGCAATGATCCGCGGTCGCCGCTGCCGCTGTTCATCGACACGGGCACGCTGATGGTGGACAGGAACAATCTGTCCACGGTGAGGCGCTGA